tgttgGCACACaggtttaaaaatcaaaagtatgttagaattaatttcagaaatatctaagaatccacaaatggtAAATACCACTACGCGTCTAAAAcaattttgtcgtttgtcgttcaacgtattttctaatttataacaGAACTATAACTTAATGACacataatagaacaataacataatgacatataatagaacaataacataatgactgGAGTACAGAGTCCCGTTATAAGAACCAACGAAAAACAAAAAGTTGCATATATAAaaacaccagcaaaaatgaaagataatctTGGGCAGGAaatttggtaccgttaatgttattataatacaaacacattgacggaaatttattgaatttattcaattttaagtCACAAACTGACACATCCGGATGGCGTCTGACTTGGATAATATCCCTAATGTGCCTTGAAATGAGTAACTcaaaagttgtgtgtaaacaaaaGATCTCTATGTAGTGATATTTGactgttcaaagtattaaattttcaaagaacttattgtgttaaaattgGGATTTTTCACGAAAgaatactcggggtttgctaatttacggaaaaagtaatatCACTTCGTACCCcataaaaatttaaccacatatgtgaaaatgtctcagcaTCGAAACGAGCCTTACGAATATTCAAGTTAACGATATGAACTGACCAACAGAACAAATTGTTACCATTACAGCTGATAGAGAATTAATTGCGCACCTTGATCGATCTGTAGTCAATTATTACGATTTATGTTGGTAACATAGGATTTATGATATgatatgaaaaagtaaaaaagtaaaattgtaGAAGTATAAATCATTTGGACGAATTTCTTTGTATTTGTTGTTCCTGTTGAGTCAATAACTGATGACAAAAGTGAACATAAATCGCGAACAATGCATGAATCATTAAGCAATACATGAGCTAAAAAGTTCAAAAACTTGTCAGATTTCATGATTGGTGAATCGCAATTGGATTCATTTGGCACATACTACCGTCATCCGTAATGGACCTAATGAAATTATTACAAGGGGTGATAATTTTAAATTTCTGGATAGCTGAGAAATTGTACGTACAAACCCGCAACACAACCGATAAAATATGATTTTCGATCTTTCTTGTAGAAAATAACACTGAGGGGCATCATATTTGAATTACTGCCAATGTCTAGTATGGTTAAAATGAGCACAGTTTAGAAGTGAAAATAAAAAACCATAGTAAAAGATAAactaaccaaaattttaaaaacgtTCAAGAGTTTGTAGAAGAGGGAATGGTCCATTCCTCATACGCCCGCGGGCTGAAATTTACATGTGGTCATATTTTGGCCAAACATAAGGGTTTAAACATGAAGGAATCGGATAAAAATAATGGACAGAAAGTTGATATTATATATCAAAATACAGGTAACAACTGATCACATTACATACGTTTACATTGTTTTTCTCAAGGAAAACATACATGTTGAATCACTACAAACATACGTAACACTTTGGATGTTTGCATAGGTTAGGTGATCTGTAGTAAACAAATATCACAATTAACGGTatcatcaaacattttttttcttctgaactGTTATGAATCAATtgtgaaaatcatgaaaataaaaggGAGACCAATGAGTAAAGTTTGCACTTCAAATGGGATATTTTCATGTCACATCTATAACCAAAAATGTACGATCTAAGAACGTTTATGTTTCTGTCTTGTGTATGGTTGCGACAAGTTTGACAACTTCTATGGTATGATATTGGACAAAATCACTAACAATTTGGATGTTCATTAATTATTTCagttatttcaaatatgttttcttCAAATGTTATTTCACAGCTGAAgttaaatttcattgaattttagGGCCAATAATAACCCTTCGTAaacttatttttgttattttactttttactcctTTTATGTTTTGTTCTTCTTCCTTTTGCGTTTCACTGACAAGAAATGGTTTGAATTTGTAGATGCATGTACATTATCtattttttaacatgttcatTTCCTTTAATTCATTGTAGGTTGTTTAAGTATGCGATTTACCCAGCACTGGAAAAGTGAATTGGACTTCGACTTGCATGTCCAAAGATTAAATAACGAAAGCATAATAGACAGGCGATGGCTAAAGGATACAGTAGATAAACATTTACTCGAGGCAAACGGAGTCTTATTGACGGCAGATATGGGGTATGGAAAGTCGTCCATCATATCTAATATAGTATGTGCCAATAGGTCGTCCACATGGTATGATTTTCGGAAACGAGTTCTAGCTTACCATTTTTGTAGACATGATATGGCCTTGACCTTAAACGCTGGTACATTCATTCGAAATCTTGCAAGTGCAATTATCAAACTCTATCCTGAAATGGGAAACGCCATTCTAGCTGATGATATTGCTTTTGATTTTTTAGACGGAATACGATGTTATAAAGATCCAGTTTCTTGTTTTGAAATGTCTATTTTAAATCCATTGCAAGGCCATTGGATCAATCAGGAATTTATAATCCTTATTGATGCTTTGGATGAATGTGAATCTGTcagtgaaaataatttgtttcatttttttatgactcaaattcaaaaatttccatctaattttaaatttattatgacttcaagaaacattgataatattCATAGCAACTTTCAATTCCAAGATGAATTGGTAACACATATCTATTTGAATACATTGGATTCATACAATTTAAAGGATGTACAAAATTATGTCCGTAAAACAAGTGAGCTTACTGAACCTCAGATCAAAACACTGACAAAGGCTGCCAATGGAAATTTTCTTCATGTTAAACTATATCTACAGTACTGCAGGAAAACAGATACTTTTGACTTGAGGAATGTACCAAACTCTCTTGCACtgttatatcaattaaatttcaACAGAATTTTTAAAGATTCTGGAAATTTATTTACTGATTTCTTACCGGTATTTGAAGTTCTGTGCACTATTCAAAATCCTATCGATACTGCTCATCTCATTGAAGTATCACAAATTAAGGAAACTAGTAAAAGGAGGCAACTAGAAATATTACTTGGAAATGAATTGGGACATTTTCTTAAATTTGAGGATGGGAAAATGTCGTTTTTACACAAATCTATCAGTGACTTTTTAACGGATGAAAGGagaaacaaaatgaaattttttGTTCATAAAGAGTATGGTCACAAGTTGTTCGCGGAATACTTGCttggaaaattcaaaattaattcGACATCGAAAAATAATTTGACAGAGCTTATTCATCATGTTGCAATGAGCAAAAATATTGAGTTCGAAAGCAGGTTATTAAGTTTCGTCAAAGATTTATTGAGAAGGGATAAAATATTACACTTAGAATTACTCTATCAAGTAGTTTGGAAATATAATGATTACCATACGACGGAACTGCTTCTCAATTATATTGGTGTTGCTGCAATTAATACGGTTAACATGATGGGTCAGTCTCCAGCATTTATAGCAGCTAGTCAAGGACATGAGAAGACTTTGCGATGTTTACTACACAATGGAGCAAACTACTCATTTTCCGTGGTTCATAACTATTCGCCCATACTAAATTCCAGTCATAACAAAGATCAAAATACACACATATACACTAGCATAAGCACCACTCATGATATAGTCAAATTatgcaaatatatttatttttgtggcTATAATATTTTCCATATTGCTACCCAAAACGGGCATACATATGTTGCCGAAATGCTTCTGCAGCAATATCGATATCTTATATATTCAGAAAATGACATGCATCTAAACGCCTTTCATCTTGCCGTAGAACATGGTCAGTTGGATATAGTGAAGCTTTTACTAAACTACAATAAAAGTTTTTCAGACACTCATTCTTTATACAAAGCAAGTGAGAAAGGTCACACGCAGATTGTAAGATTATTGCTTGATATTGGCACACAGGATGAATGTTTATCATGTAATGGTAAGTTTAACTGGCTGCCATTGCTATCTAACAgacaacaacaaactataaaattaaaTACGATTAGATCAGGATTAACCCTCAATCAAGATTTCCATATCAAAACATTCTTCTATGACGATTGGCGATTAATTACTTGCGAAACGGCGTTAAATGCTGCTATACGGAATGGTCATCTTCCTATTGTTAAAATACTATTACGCAAAAAAAATAGTGCTATTAACTGTACAACTTATGACGGAAAAACGCCATTAATGACAGCTGTAAGGTATAATAGAACAGACATTTTCTATCATTTATATCTGAATTGTGCCAATTTAACAACAACATGTGTTCATTCATTTAATGTCTTTGAATTAAGGGCTAAGTTAGATATTTCAGAATTGGATTCATTAACTACAGAACAATGTCCAGTTGGGGCATCTCTCGCTCATGTTGTAGCAATGCATGGTACAGCTGATATGATATTGTTTATGCACAAACATGGATTCAGAGACTGGGAACAACGAGACGCCGATGAAGCTACCCCGTTGCACTATGCGTTTTGTTATTATAACAATATTTTCATACGTCTGACTCTGAgaaaaaattattttaacttttcCGCTATCACTGTAAACGGATCTAGTGTATTTCATTCTTCAGCCATTTGTCGATCTGTTACGTTGTACATCTTTCACAATCGTAACGACGAATATCATCTTAATGTTCCCGATAGTCTTGCTCATAGAGGTAGAAGCATTTTACATTACAGCGTGCTACTTCCATTGAGACAAAAAGATGACAACATTGATGTCGGCGTTGAAGAGCACGAGATCCTATTGACGATATTTAAGGTTTGTCTACATTCTAGGCATTATCTTCTTCGTACTGATAATGAAGGAAGGAATTTTCTACACTACGCTGCTAAAAGTGGAATTTATGTAGGATTTGAAATTGCATTTGAAATGTTATCTGACTATGATGTTAAGAGACTTTTGACTCAGAAGGATGCAACTAAAAAAACACCTGTTgacgaaatatttcattcaatGCATACACGTCAGTCCTTTGATCCTATACGAATTCCTAAAGGATGTTCTATTACAGATGTGTTTTACACGAAATGTTCGtcaaaatttgaaacatttttgaCGAACCATGAGCTTTGTATATTAAATACACTGATGTATCTTAAAAAAATGGACGGGTTTGTGAACTTTAATGTATCAGATTTACTAACGATAGCAATCCGCAAATCAAGGATTTACCCAGTTTTGATGCTTAAAATTTACGCTGAGGAGCAATTCCAACATATTGTGCACAACAATCCTCCTTTACTTCAGTTTATTACAGAATATGAAGGACCAAATattgcagaattttttttaacaaaaaataattctcTTAAATGTGACGGTAGCCTAAGTCCTCTCCATGAGATTGTTATGAACGATCGAAATACTCAAGCAATGTATCATAACAGCGAATTTCTAAACAAATACCTCAAAGATTACTCCGGCAAAATGTTAGATAAATGTTTTGATAAGGATGGATATAATTTACTCCATAGAGCTGCTATGGGAGGAAATTTGTTAGGAACACTATTTTTGTTGAATAAAGGAATGACTGTATCACATTTGTCCCATGAAGATCAATCAGCTTTGAATATTTTGGTCCTTAAAGCTCCCTTTTTGGACAATGGTAAAATACCTTTGCTCTATGGTAAAAGTTTTCCATTTCAAGTACTACAGTTCGTTTCTGAAAACAGAACTCAACAATTGATTTATGACTACAGTAGCGCCCAGAAATATGATGAAACTGCCGAGTTTTTGTTAGACAATGTATATACATCTAAAGGAATAAGACGGAGAAAAATCAAAACTCTATTGTGTGAAACTAATGTGAGCCATTTAAGTCTAGTACATTTAGGAGCAGCCAAGGGTTTTATTAATTTTCTAAAGAAATGCACTTTGTTGTTTGGTTCCGATATATTGAACTGTTTTGATTTTAACAAGATATCCCCGTATTATTTAGCCAAGATTTACAAACAAGAAAGTGTAATGAAATGGATGGTAAGCATTCGTGTTTCCCAAACCAAACCAACCTTGGATATAGAAAGTTTGTTGATATATAAAATGCTTTTCAATCATAAAGTACGACACATTTATGATTGGACCTGTCGCCTTCAATATAGTTATAAACATTATGGTCTCATTCAAACACAAAATGCGAAATGTAGACGTGAGGTTGGAGACCAGgaaaaatacatattatatagaAACTCGTTTagggaaatttatataaatggacTTCATGTGGTTTTAAAATTCATGAACTCATTTCAAATTGAACCGGTTATGGGTTTATGTAATTTTGATAACACGATGCATATTTGTTCTGCTCTAGTAGACAAGAACAATTTGAGTCTACGTCAGttgaaacttttacaaaaacaagCATATATACGTTTAAGAAAATGGATGAAGTTTGGCGAACATGATCATATGTTTTTATACCAAAGTGCATTACGTCATATATTCAAGGAACCTGAAAGGAAATATTTGAAAGAGTTATCATTTGATTCCATAGTTAGTCATCAGGTTCAATATCTAGAACAACTAGGACAAAAAGACTCAATTCATATTCAATGGTTAGCACATTTCATGAAACACCTggaagacaaaaataaaataagtgcACGTGCTTACTCAAAGTATGAGCAAAATATAGCTACTTGGTTGAATTTAAATGTTATGTTGCCTGAACTTCAAAGTCAGTGTGAGGAAAAATCTAAACTATACACACTTAAATTAGAAGCCTACGAAAACAATAACGATGTTTGCCAGAGTGATGATGTGACTAATTCAATCGATTATTACCGCGAAATATGCAGTGTTGATGATGTTTTGTATCTAAATTTCGTTTGCGAAATGCATGTAAGAAACCATGGTAAAATACATATGTCTACTGCAGAGATACAGAGGGATAGACAGAATTTCATTGCATACTTGGAAAAAGAAGCCAGGGTGAACCCGCATTTTAAGGAGCGGCTCAAACTTTTCCAAAAAAACATGTCAATCATTTTGTATTTCATGCAGTTTGTTCAAACTGACATACAATCTTCTCTGTGCATGAGAATTTTTATAGCGCAAGCTAAGTATGCAGCGAAAATGAAGTTataattaataaatgaaatataacgTCTTAAAACTAgatattgatttatttaaattcCTATATTTAGAAAACAATCAAAACCATTTAAGAATAAATGCAATAGCAgtgtaccgctgttcgaaattcataaatcgattgagaaaaaaataaatccgggttacaaactaaaactgaaggaaacgcatcaaatataagaggagaactatgacacaacaaaaaacacaccactaaaatgtaacacacacatacagaaacgaactattatataacaatggccattatcctgacttggtactagacattttaagaaaaaaatggtggattgattCTGATTTTGCTGCTGGCCAAACCTCGCGCATTTATGGTAATGTTAGATATACCATTAAAATTACAAcgttacatgacaggactacagtaaaaataaatgcaagaacattcaggacaaagaaaatataaatatgtcCATTTTGGGCTTTTTTCCTTTCTACATTGTAACTTGTCATTTTCGCACTTTGTATCCGGGGTTGGGCAATCTTTATATTACCTGTTAGCATAGGGAGCCAGCTATAAGTCCTTTAAATAGATTGTCGATGTATAGTTAAAACAAATCATGCTTATTCGTAGCAAAAATATCATCAATGCATCCATATGTAATTAGCTTTATTTTctactaaatataattaagatagATCGGTTCTGAGTTTGACTATTAACTTTATTGCAAATCTATACCGGATCAATTATGTAGCAATTGTTCTTAACTCTAGCGGTTTAACTTACAATTAAGGCATTTCGTCGCTGCAAGTGTTTATTTTCAGTAATTGTGGCCGTACTGTTTaacattttcaattatttgtttttttgccatttaTTAACATTTCGTTGGTACACCTAcgttttaatattgtctttatgtTGAGTCATAGATCAAACTttaatttattcgttcagtgtatgttttcTATTTTAGGTTTAAATGCTTTTTTGGTCGTGTTTAGGATAAAGAATAGTGCCTGTTAAAACCTTTAAACCCATTGCATTTTATGCACATGTCCTACAGTAAGTCAGGAGCCTTATGCTTGTTGTTGGTGTGGttctttttttgttctcttttatttttgtatacatttgATCGTTGGTATtcctatttgaattgttttacactagtaattttcaGGCTCTTTACATCaagctgttcgttgtgagccaagactccgtgttgaagctGTACTTTGGCCTATAGTGGTTAACTTTTTTACCATTGTGAGTTGGatagagttgtcttattggcattcataccacatctttttatttatattcatagAACAAAATTAAATTATCGTCTAGTTGCACCAATATTACGTTTGCGcaaataagtttcaagttggcaGCTGTAAAGCTCATCTCCGGGTCCTGAAGggtctcgttgcattgaagacccattggtggctttcggctgttgtcttttctttggtcgggttgttgtctttttgacacattactcatttccattctctatttattttgtatcaattgttcaaaaaataaaacaggaaagtTGTGAAATTATACAATATATCAACCAAAATGAATTGGCATTCATCGTGAAAGGGCATTGTTTCGTACTCTATCTTGACTTTGGACCAGCAGGCAAAGCTTGACCtagtttaaaatgttttgtttattgcAAAAAGTGATACAAATGCAAGCAAGTCGGAATATATCATTTAATCTGCATGGCTCGGGTGACCCTTAtcaacccgaacgacgtaggttATCCTGATCCGTGCATATTAAATGATATATTCAAATTTGATTGGCCAATagctgttttaacacatgacgtcatcAATTTACGTGACCATTATGGAAATGTGTGGACGAAAAATCTTTACTGAAGGGTTATTGAGTATAGATAAATTGTCATTCTTTCCCTCaaaaatattctccatggaagaTAAACCAGGGAGTGATGTGcctaaatttaaattattaagtaaacagaaaaaaaggttTCACTTTTCAATCTTAGACTTCTCCCCTCCCCACTCCAAATGTTTGTTCTAAGTTTTTGAAGAAAGTCGCATGTAAACAATTGATCTGCAGCTTATTACCCTGCCGCTGTTTTGGTTTAAACCTAAATATGATCCTCATAAAATTTGATTCCGAAATAGTCACTCAAAAGGCATACATATCTAATTGTcgtaatacattaaaaaaaatacaattttattttagacagaAATTACATAAAATATTATCTGGTTTGACTAtgaaacactgatttaagatttacaTTGTACACAatgtattataaaatattttatgtcccACTTTTT
This sequence is a window from Mytilus edulis chromosome 1, xbMytEdul2.2, whole genome shotgun sequence. Protein-coding genes within it:
- the LOC139504539 gene encoding uncharacterized protein — encoded protein: MSFIFPLQLDSSDEGCLSMRFTQHWKSELDFDLHVQRLNNESIIDRRWLKDTVDKHLLEANGVLLTADMGYGKSSIISNIVCANRSSTWYDFRKRVLAYHFCRHDMALTLNAGTFIRNLASAIIKLYPEMGNAILADDIAFDFLDGIRCYKDPVSCFEMSILNPLQGHWINQEFIILIDALDECESVSENNLFHFFMTQIQKFPSNFKFIMTSRNIDNIHSNFQFQDELVTHIYLNTLDSYNLKDVQNYVRKTSELTEPQIKTLTKAANGNFLHVKLYLQYCRKTDTFDLRNVPNSLALLYQLNFNRIFKDSGNLFTDFLPVFEVLCTIQNPIDTAHLIEVSQIKETSKRRQLEILLGNELGHFLKFEDGKMSFLHKSISDFLTDERRNKMKFFVHKEYGHKLFAEYLLGKFKINSTSKNNLTELIHHVAMSKNIEFESRLLSFVKDLLRRDKILHLELLYQVVWKYNDYHTTELLLNYIGVAAINTVNMMGQSPAFIAASQGHEKTLRCLLHNGANYSFSVVHNYSPILNSSHNKDQNTHIYTSISTTHDIVKLCKYIYFCGYNIFHIATQNGHTYVAEMLLQQYRYLIYSENDMHLNAFHLAVEHGQLDIVKLLLNYNKSFSDTHSLYKASEKGHTQIVRLLLDIGTQDECLSCNGKFNWLPLLSNRQQQTIKLNTIRSGLTLNQDFHIKTFFYDDWRLITCETALNAAIRNGHLPIVKILLRKKNSAINCTTYDGKTPLMTAVRYNRTDIFYHLYLNCANLTTTCVHSFNVFELRAKLDISELDSLTTEQCPVGASLAHVVAMHGTADMILFMHKHGFRDWEQRDADEATPLHYAFCYYNNIFIRLTLRKNYFNFSAITVNGSSVFHSSAICRSVTLYIFHNRNDEYHLNVPDSLAHRGRSILHYSVLLPLRQKDDNIDVGVEEHEILLTIFKVCLHSRHYLLRTDNEGRNFLHYAAKSGIYVGFEIAFEMLSDYDVKRLLTQKDATKKTPVDEIFHSMHTRQSFDPIRIPKGCSITDVFYTKCSSKFETFLTNHELCILNTLMYLKKMDGFVNFNVSDLLTIAIRKSRIYPVLMLKIYAEEQFQHIVHNNPPLLQFITEYEGPNIAEFFLTKNNSLKCDGSLSPLHEIVMNDRNTQAMYHNSEFLNKYLKDYSGKMLDKCFDKDGYNLLHRAAMGGNLLGTLFLLNKGMTVSHLSHEDQSALNILVLKAPFLDNGKIPLLYGKSFPFQVLQFVSENRTQQLIYDYSSAQKYDETAEFLLDNVYTSKGIRRRKIKTLLCETNVSHLSLVHLGAAKGFINFLKKCTLLFGSDILNCFDFNKISPYYLAKIYKQESVMKWMVSIRVSQTKPTLDIESLLIYKMLFNHKVRHIYDWTCRLQYSYKHYGLIQTQNAKCRREVGDQEKYILYRNSFREIYINGLHVVLKFMNSFQIEPVMGLCNFDNTMHICSALVDKNNLSLRQLKLLQKQAYIRLRKWMKFGEHDHMFLYQSALRHIFKEPERKYLKELSFDSIVSHQVQYLEQLGQKDSIHIQWLAHFMKHLEDKNKISARAYSKYEQNIATWLNLNVMLPELQSQCEEKSKLYTLKLEAYENNNDVCQSDDVTNSIDYYREICSVDDVLYLNFVCEMHVRNHGKIHMSTAEIQRDRQNFIAYLEKEARVNPHFKERLKLFQKNMSIILYFMQFVQTDIQSSLCMRIFIAQAKYAAKMKL